From one Desulfurobacterium thermolithotrophum DSM 11699 genomic stretch:
- a CDS encoding IS110 family transposase, with the protein MRSLRESRTSKSIPGVGDIVAIAFISAVCNEERFENGDKVAAYFGLVPRVNSSGDEVRNGRITKKGDSRTRNKIIQATRALLNSKLDNSVKRFYEGLVKKGLEKKKALIAAARKLVKVMFAVLRERRQFMDFVENKCNLCVGG; encoded by the coding sequence ATGAGGAGCTTAAGGGAAAGTAGAACTTCTAAAAGCATACCTGGAGTAGGAGATATAGTAGCTATAGCCTTTATATCTGCCGTATGTAACGAAGAGAGGTTTGAAAACGGAGACAAGGTAGCGGCTTATTTTGGACTTGTTCCTCGTGTTAATAGCAGTGGAGACGAAGTTAGAAATGGAAGGATAACAAAGAAAGGGGACAGCAGAACGAGGAACAAGATTATCCAGGCTACGAGAGCGTTATTGAACAGCAAGTTAGACAATTCAGTTAAAAGATTTTACGAAGGGTTAGTTAAGAAAGGTTTAGAGAAGAAGAAAGCGCTGATAGCTGCGGCGAGGAAATTGGTTAAAGTAATGTTCGCAGTTTTGAGAGAGAGAAGGCAATTTATGGATTTTGTTGAAAATAAATGCAACCTCTGTGTTGGGGGTTGA
- a CDS encoding IS110 family transposase, whose translation MSPPEIRDYSKEATFKGRRLDFSLGNKPRAWRLADASCRLIIVAGSAVLEYGNSSEAEVAKHKTYQGVEMKEKVEKTLYVGVDYHKNSFTAAYLDCLTGILNTKKYEAEELEKFKNHLTTFRKKGYSVKVAVETLTGVTFFTEEIRNCVDEITYVNTNKFKNILKGVNSAKNDRIDAETIAIYYEMGLLPTVYVPTRKEKELRIKMKERDSFVDMRKGVINRLHSLLLEYGIKTNKRELTTKKGMERIKEETKKKVPPSLRETIWRQIETIEYLTDKIRETEEDIKSFIGEDEELKGK comes from the coding sequence ATGTCACCCCCTGAAATTCGGGACTATAGTAAAGAGGCAACCTTTAAAGGCAGGAGGCTGGATTTTTCCCTGGGGAATAAGCCCCGTGCGTGGAGATTAGCCGATGCCTCCTGCCGGCTAATTATAGTGGCGGGAAGCGCCGTATTGGAGTATGGGAATAGTTCCGAAGCAGAGGTTGCAAAACACAAAACATATCAGGGGGTAGAGATGAAGGAGAAGGTAGAGAAAACACTGTATGTCGGAGTGGACTACCACAAAAACAGCTTTACAGCAGCTTATTTAGATTGTCTGACAGGGATACTTAATACCAAGAAGTACGAAGCAGAAGAGTTAGAGAAATTTAAAAATCACCTAACAACTTTTAGGAAAAAAGGATATTCAGTAAAAGTTGCGGTAGAAACCTTAACAGGAGTAACATTTTTTACGGAGGAGATAAGGAACTGCGTTGATGAAATAACTTACGTTAACACTAACAAATTTAAGAACATTCTAAAAGGTGTTAACAGTGCTAAAAACGACAGGATAGATGCAGAAACGATAGCCATTTACTATGAAATGGGCTTACTTCCGACAGTTTACGTCCCGACGAGAAAAGAAAAAGAGCTAAGGATAAAGATGAAAGAGAGAGATAGCTTTGTAGATATGAGAAAAGGGGTAATTAACAGACTTCATAGCCTATTGCTTGAATATGGGATAAAGACAAACAAGAGAGAACTCACCACGAAGAAAGGGATGGAAAGGATAAAGGAAGAAACGAAGAAGAAAGTGCCTCCGTCATTACGAGAAACGATATGGAGGCAAATAGAAACAATAGAATACTTAACAGATAAGATAAGAGAGACAGAAGAAGATATCAAGAGTTTTATAGGAGAAGATGAGGAGCTTAAGGGAAAGTAG
- the mtaB gene encoding tRNA (N(6)-L-threonylcarbamoyladenosine(37)-C(2))-methylthiotransferase MtaB, with translation MKRVAFYTLGCKMNFHETAYMEEQFKKRGYKIVDFSEEADIYIVNTCTVTSVADSKSRKALRKAKSRNPKALVVATGCYSEVYPEKVEKLEEVDFITGNVEKFQIVDIVEKRIEGKLPRLYLRGIWKENQFYPLTIRHYEGKTRAFLKIQQGCELFCSYCIIPKARGKMLSEKPEKVLEQVKELINSGYKEIVLTGTHLGGYGLDLEESLSLAKLIEKIVKIPGLYRLRISSVEPIEFSDELIEVVTSSPKIAPHLHIPLQSGSDRILNLMKRRYTKRDYKTIVERILSKNPDICIGTDVMVGFPGETEEDFEETKKFIKEFPFGYIHVFPYSPRKGTVAYKMKDSVSSLEKKERAAILREIGKEKSLNYRKKFLDKELESLVLSNLEDGDSVVLSGNYIRMIVKDKLKPGEIVKVRLKEVGEKREENFGIFVNKSF, from the coding sequence ATGAAAAGAGTAGCCTTTTACACTCTTGGATGTAAAATGAACTTTCACGAAACTGCTTATATGGAAGAGCAGTTTAAAAAACGTGGATATAAGATTGTTGATTTTTCCGAAGAAGCAGACATATATATTGTTAATACTTGTACAGTTACATCTGTTGCAGATTCAAAGAGTAGAAAGGCACTAAGAAAAGCTAAAAGTAGAAATCCTAAAGCTCTAGTCGTTGCTACTGGTTGTTACTCAGAAGTTTATCCTGAAAAAGTAGAAAAATTAGAGGAAGTAGATTTTATTACTGGAAATGTTGAAAAATTTCAAATCGTTGATATAGTTGAAAAAAGGATTGAAGGGAAACTTCCAAGACTATATCTAAGGGGTATTTGGAAAGAAAATCAGTTTTATCCTCTGACAATTAGACACTACGAGGGAAAGACAAGAGCTTTCTTAAAAATCCAGCAAGGATGCGAACTTTTTTGTTCCTACTGTATTATTCCAAAAGCAAGAGGAAAAATGCTCAGTGAAAAACCTGAAAAAGTTTTAGAGCAGGTAAAGGAGCTTATTAATTCAGGTTACAAGGAAATAGTATTGACTGGAACTCACTTAGGAGGTTATGGTTTAGACCTTGAAGAAAGCTTAAGTCTTGCTAAGCTAATAGAAAAAATAGTTAAAATTCCTGGACTTTACAGGCTAAGGATCAGTTCCGTAGAACCTATTGAGTTTTCTGATGAGCTTATAGAAGTTGTTACGTCTTCTCCTAAGATTGCTCCTCATCTTCATATACCACTTCAAAGTGGAAGCGATAGGATTTTGAACCTAATGAAAAGAAGATATACTAAAAGAGATTATAAAACTATCGTTGAAAGAATACTTTCCAAAAATCCTGATATTTGCATAGGAACAGATGTTATGGTGGGTTTTCCAGGTGAAACAGAAGAAGATTTTGAAGAAACTAAAAAGTTTATAAAAGAGTTCCCATTTGGATATATTCATGTATTTCCTTACTCTCCAAGAAAAGGAACTGTAGCGTACAAGATGAAAGATTCTGTTTCATCCCTTGAGAAAAAAGAAAGAGCTGCAATATTAAGAGAAATAGGAAAAGAAAAGAGCTTAAACTATAGAAAGAAATTTTTAGATAAAGAACTTGAATCCCTTGTTCTTTCTAATCTTGAAGATGGAGATTCGGTTGTACTGAGTGGAAACTACATACGAATGATAGTTAAAGATAAATTAAAACCTGGAGAAATTGTAAAGGTAAGGCTAAAAGAAGTGGGAGAGAAAAGAGAGGAAAACTTTGGAATATTTGTAAACAAAAGCTTTTAA
- a CDS encoding ArsA family ATPase encodes MLSKKFFFFSGKGGVGKTTISSSVALSFSEKGFKTLLVSLDPAHSLSFVLEKDVGGKINQVSSNLFAVEIDVEKEMKDYLKRVKKEAEKIVSPVILEEVKAQIDLAFYSPGAFELAILDVIYKIISENEMSYDKIVFDTAPSGYTLRLLSLPLLLDKWLDQIIKLRQEALKYELYSDLKDKRKLTDVYSEDPVLSILKRRKTQFETLRKKLFNLKETLFGIVTNPAVLPIKIAERTVKELEASGIEVKLIVFNRFRGKSLDEVEKAFPKKKVIIISEREKEPVGIKELRKIGKELLFQFM; translated from the coding sequence GTGTTAAGTAAAAAGTTTTTCTTCTTTTCAGGAAAAGGTGGAGTAGGAAAAACAACAATTTCTTCTTCTGTTGCTTTATCTTTTTCTGAAAAGGGATTTAAAACTCTTCTTGTTTCTCTTGATCCTGCTCATTCTCTTTCTTTTGTTCTTGAAAAAGATGTAGGAGGGAAAATTAACCAAGTTTCTTCAAATTTATTTGCAGTTGAAATTGATGTAGAGAAAGAAATGAAAGATTATCTTAAAAGAGTAAAAAAAGAGGCTGAGAAAATCGTTAGTCCTGTAATCTTAGAGGAAGTAAAAGCTCAAATAGATTTAGCATTTTATTCTCCTGGAGCCTTTGAATTAGCAATATTAGATGTTATCTACAAAATAATTTCTGAAAATGAAATGTCTTACGACAAAATAGTCTTTGATACAGCTCCATCTGGATATACCTTAAGACTTCTTTCTTTGCCCCTACTCTTAGACAAATGGTTAGATCAGATAATAAAACTTAGACAGGAAGCTCTTAAGTATGAGCTATATTCAGATTTAAAAGATAAAAGAAAATTGACAGATGTTTACTCTGAAGATCCTGTTTTGTCTATCTTAAAAAGAAGAAAAACTCAGTTTGAAACTTTAAGAAAAAAGCTTTTTAATCTTAAGGAAACGCTCTTTGGAATTGTTACTAATCCCGCAGTCCTTCCCATCAAGATAGCAGAAAGAACAGTTAAAGAATTAGAAGCTTCAGGAATAGAAGTAAAATTAATTGTTTTTAATAGATTTCGTGGTAAGAGCTTAGATGAAGTAGAAAAAGCCTTTCCTAAAAAAAAGGTAATTATAATTTCTGAAAGGGAAAAAGAACCTGTAGGAATTAAAGAACTAAGAAAAATAGGTAAAGAGCTCCTTTTTCAATTTATGTAG
- a CDS encoding carbon starvation CstA family protein — MVTFLFLLSISIFIIAYFTYGKFLSKKVFKLDDKNKTPAHTMKDGVDYVPAPAPVLLGHHFSSIAGAGPIVGPITAASSWGWLPAFLWVLIGNVFIGGVHDMSSLVASIRNKAKSIAEIGGMYLTKRAGIIFKLFIWLALLYVVAVFINVAQITFNSKIPIIEGGKVVEMMPIGGGVATSAIIYIFLAVIFGFIVYHKKKSLGITTAIFVVLVYLAVYIGQLFPINLSPEAWNIIMILYVAIASITPVWILLQPRDYLSSFLLYGAVLGAGLGIILSFGKVDVNIPAYMGFNSDIGPLVPLLFVVIACGSISGFHSLVGSGTTSKQLDKETDAVKVGYGAMLLEGIVAVMSIIFVIVLSSSEFEILKKNVAAIYGEGIGKFLNVFGIPESIGMAFGMLALSSFVLTSTDTGTRLARYVFTELTGIRNRYIATLVSLIIPAILVFTKYEDPITHKVLPVWKALWPVFGATNQLIAALALFVVMIWLIKTGRKKYWFVPGIPAIFMTTITIWSLTMLFIKWKFTVIGVAALIQIVLALWIFYEGGMSLRKLRRENGV; from the coding sequence ATGGTAACTTTCCTTTTCTTATTGTCTATAAGCATATTTATTATTGCTTATTTTACATATGGAAAGTTTTTAAGTAAAAAAGTTTTTAAACTCGATGATAAGAATAAAACTCCTGCTCACACTATGAAAGATGGTGTTGATTACGTTCCTGCTCCAGCTCCTGTTCTATTAGGACATCACTTTTCCTCAATTGCTGGTGCTGGACCTATTGTTGGTCCTATAACTGCTGCATCGTCGTGGGGTTGGCTTCCAGCTTTCTTATGGGTTCTTATAGGAAATGTCTTTATAGGTGGTGTTCATGATATGAGCTCTCTTGTGGCCTCTATCAGAAATAAAGCAAAGTCAATAGCAGAAATTGGTGGAATGTATCTTACTAAGAGAGCAGGAATAATATTTAAGCTTTTTATTTGGCTTGCTCTTCTTTATGTTGTTGCAGTTTTTATAAATGTTGCTCAGATTACTTTTAACTCCAAGATTCCTATCATCGAAGGTGGAAAAGTTGTTGAAATGATGCCTATTGGCGGGGGAGTAGCAACGTCTGCAATTATTTATATTTTCTTAGCTGTTATATTTGGATTTATCGTGTACCATAAGAAAAAAAGTCTTGGAATAACAACTGCTATTTTTGTTGTTCTTGTGTATCTTGCAGTTTATATAGGTCAACTTTTTCCTATTAACCTATCACCTGAGGCTTGGAATATTATCATGATTCTATATGTAGCTATCGCTTCCATTACTCCAGTCTGGATTCTTCTTCAACCAAGAGATTACTTGTCAAGTTTTTTACTTTATGGTGCAGTTTTAGGCGCAGGATTAGGAATAATTCTCTCTTTCGGAAAAGTAGATGTAAACATTCCGGCATACATGGGATTTAACTCTGACATTGGACCACTTGTTCCGCTTCTTTTTGTTGTTATCGCCTGTGGCTCAATTTCTGGTTTTCATTCTCTTGTTGGTTCAGGAACTACTTCCAAGCAGCTTGACAAAGAAACAGATGCCGTAAAAGTTGGCTACGGAGCAATGCTACTTGAAGGTATTGTTGCTGTAATGTCCATTATTTTTGTCATAGTTCTCTCGAGCTCCGAATTTGAAATACTTAAAAAGAACGTTGCTGCAATTTACGGTGAAGGAATAGGTAAATTTCTTAACGTTTTTGGTATTCCAGAATCTATAGGAATGGCATTTGGAATGTTAGCACTTTCTTCTTTTGTTTTAACAAGTACAGATACAGGTACAAGACTTGCAAGATATGTCTTTACAGAGCTCACAGGAATAAGAAATAGATACATTGCAACGCTTGTTTCTCTTATAATTCCTGCAATTTTAGTTTTTACAAAGTATGAAGATCCTATAACTCACAAGGTACTTCCTGTTTGGAAAGCCCTTTGGCCTGTTTTTGGAGCTACAAATCAACTAATTGCAGCATTAGCACTTTTTGTAGTTATGATATGGCTTATAAAAACAGGAAGAAAAAAATACTGGTTTGTTCCAGGAATTCCAGCAATATTTATGACAACTATTACAATTTGGTCTTTAACTATGCTCTTTATAAAGTGGAAGTTTACAGTTATAGGAGTTGCAGCTCTTATTCAAATTGTCCTTGCCCTTTGGATTTTCTACGAAGGTGGAATGTCTTTAAGAAAATTGAGGAGAGAAAACGGTGTTTAA
- a CDS encoding RNA-guided endonuclease InsQ/TnpB family protein: MKTAKAEKIKKTLKETRERRENQVCRVYQLKLQNLSKKGIEKLDRLFLEAKWLRNFIVADIENRTKDYKYKEVEIKIPDGFEKREIKTLSSQMKQEIIDQIKDDLRSLKKSKENGNKVGKLKFKSEVRTIPLKQYGVTYKISGDRNRVKIQGIKKKFRVLGLHQIPENAEITKGYLIKRPSGFYLHVVCYLPKEEVLKEIEEKRIPQPVGIDLGVKHQLTLSNGEKFNWYIPETKRLKRLQKTLSKKEKGSKNYQKINHLIKREWEYISNKRKDIHNKVISYLKRFSLIAIQDDSIKSWKDGLFGKQIQNTGIGGITARLRNLATLIPVLFVDRYEATTQTCSFCGHRQEILLSERTFKCESCGREIDRDVNSARNILKTAIEQLLWMVKVVERIGEGKLLKTLPVDSGEVKPVEWGTVPR, translated from the coding sequence ATGAAAACAGCAAAAGCAGAGAAAATAAAAAAGACTCTTAAGGAAACAAGAGAAAGAAGAGAAAATCAGGTATGCAGAGTCTATCAGCTAAAACTTCAGAACCTATCAAAAAAGGGCATTGAAAAGCTTGATAGACTCTTTTTGGAAGCTAAATGGTTGCGTAACTTTATAGTAGCAGACATTGAAAATAGAACAAAGGACTACAAATATAAAGAAGTAGAAATCAAAATTCCTGATGGTTTTGAAAAAAGAGAAATTAAAACCCTCTCTTCTCAAATGAAACAGGAAATAATAGACCAAATAAAAGATGACCTAAGGAGTTTAAAAAAGTCCAAAGAGAATGGAAACAAAGTAGGTAAACTCAAATTTAAATCAGAAGTTAGAACAATCCCCCTCAAACAGTATGGAGTAACCTACAAGATTTCGGGAGACAGAAACAGAGTAAAGATACAGGGAATAAAGAAGAAATTCAGAGTCTTAGGACTTCATCAGATACCTGAAAATGCGGAGATAACAAAAGGGTATCTTATCAAGAGACCATCGGGGTTCTATCTGCATGTGGTCTGTTATCTACCTAAAGAAGAAGTATTGAAGGAAATTGAAGAAAAGAGGATACCTCAACCTGTGGGAATAGACTTAGGAGTAAAACATCAACTAACGCTATCAAATGGAGAAAAATTCAACTGGTATATACCTGAAACTAAAAGACTAAAAAGACTACAAAAGACACTTTCTAAAAAAGAGAAAGGAAGTAAGAATTATCAAAAGATAAACCATCTCATAAAAAGGGAATGGGAATATATCAGCAACAAGAGGAAAGACATACATAATAAAGTCATCAGTTATCTCAAAAGGTTTTCTTTGATAGCGATACAAGATGATTCAATAAAAAGCTGGAAGGATGGGTTATTTGGAAAGCAGATACAGAACACAGGGATAGGAGGAATAACTGCAAGGTTAAGAAATCTTGCGACTCTTATTCCTGTGTTATTTGTAGATAGATATGAAGCTACCACTCAAACCTGTTCATTCTGTGGACACAGACAGGAGATTTTGCTGTCAGAGAGAACGTTTAAATGTGAAAGTTGCGGTAGAGAGATAGACAGGGATGTTAATTCAGCAAGGAACATTTTGAAGACAGCGATTGAGCAACTGTTATGGATGGTGAAAGTAGTTGAAAGAATAGGAGAAGGAAAACTCCTAAAAACCCTACCCGTGGACAGCGGGGAAGTTAAGCCTGTGGAGTGGGGAACTGTCCCACGATGA
- a CDS encoding PilZ domain-containing protein — protein MSTPEFIEKFLSWLQDLKEEGKAIEVVSFYNELPIRTRIKVLDLDKKRGVIEWDTNPRLNLAIGESKRFFSRFFDKNYKENRIVGLDVLYFSENFIETTFPKFVIEPKLNREYLRVTTSEKLPVIAEAKEEKENKEYLSFKVLDICEGGIGALVNKGLFKVGNKLTLKLIFPNKKEINLEGEVVNVKDLGKVDKVGIKFLNPPNRVRNVLNRYVMDRQREIMNKIRLLAD, from the coding sequence TTGTCCACACCGGAGTTTATTGAAAAGTTTCTAAGTTGGTTGCAAGACCTAAAGGAAGAAGGAAAAGCTATAGAAGTAGTTAGTTTTTATAATGAACTTCCAATAAGAACAAGAATAAAAGTTCTTGATTTAGATAAAAAAAGAGGCGTTATTGAGTGGGATACAAATCCAAGACTTAATCTTGCAATAGGTGAATCAAAAAGATTTTTCTCTCGTTTTTTTGATAAGAACTATAAAGAAAACAGAATTGTCGGTTTAGATGTTCTCTACTTTAGTGAAAATTTTATAGAAACAACTTTTCCCAAGTTTGTTATCGAACCAAAACTTAATAGAGAATATCTAAGAGTTACTACCTCTGAAAAACTTCCAGTCATAGCCGAAGCTAAGGAAGAAAAGGAAAATAAGGAATACTTAAGTTTTAAGGTACTAGATATTTGTGAAGGAGGAATAGGAGCTCTTGTCAATAAAGGATTATTTAAAGTAGGAAACAAGTTAACCTTAAAGCTTATTTTTCCTAATAAAAAAGAAATCAATTTAGAGGGTGAAGTAGTAAATGTAAAAGATTTAGGAAAAGTAGACAAAGTAGGTATTAAATTTCTAAATCCTCCTAATAGAGTTCGTAATGTTCTTAATCGTTATGTTATGGACAGACAAAGAGAAATAATGAATAAAATACGTTTATTAGCAGATTAG
- the flgK gene encoding flagellar hook-associated protein FlgK, which produces MSLFESLSIASQALLSNKAAINVTNRNISNVYTDGYSRETPVFADIPGTGVTVETVRRIFNKAYFTRYISENQNNKGLSSYKDILEQIESVFNDLQGSGFSQELTDFFNAMNDVAVKPDDIAARSELLAKAQALVGRIRDSYSTLSEIKNTTVAKIKDEVTQLNNLLEKLAGINKDLKIYASDPERVNQYLDERDKTLTEISNLIDTKAVIKEDGTVDLYTAKGFALVLGNEAKKISFETDGNGDPILKSSGVDITSELKNGTIGGYLKGISYLNKVLGNLNTFTTNFADEINAQHKAGFDLYGETGIDFFKAENGAPTIDASNITLNFEDPKKIAAAESKDYLNADNGNIKKLIALKDNVWTNLGDKSFSEYYNTDIIVAIGAELESTKDLLTNSDFVLQAISDKMKELSSVNMDEELLNLTRYQRAYEAAAKVVNVTDELLQTILGMVR; this is translated from the coding sequence ATGTCCCTCTTTGAGTCTTTGTCAATAGCAAGTCAAGCTTTACTTTCAAATAAAGCAGCTATAAACGTCACGAACAGAAATATTTCTAATGTTTACACCGACGGTTATTCACGAGAAACACCCGTCTTTGCTGATATTCCAGGAACTGGGGTTACAGTTGAAACGGTAAGAAGAATTTTTAATAAAGCTTATTTTACTCGTTATATTTCGGAAAACCAAAATAACAAAGGACTTTCAAGTTATAAAGATATCCTTGAACAAATAGAGAGTGTTTTTAATGATTTGCAGGGTTCAGGTTTTTCACAAGAATTAACAGATTTTTTTAATGCTATGAATGATGTTGCTGTAAAACCTGACGATATTGCTGCTCGTAGTGAATTACTTGCCAAAGCGCAAGCTCTTGTTGGGAGAATAAGAGACAGTTATTCTACACTTTCAGAAATAAAAAACACCACAGTAGCAAAAATCAAAGATGAAGTTACTCAACTTAATAATTTACTAGAAAAACTTGCTGGAATTAATAAAGATTTAAAAATTTATGCTTCTGATCCTGAAAGAGTAAATCAGTACCTGGATGAAAGGGATAAAACACTAACTGAAATTAGTAATCTTATTGATACAAAAGCTGTTATAAAAGAGGACGGCACAGTAGATCTTTATACAGCTAAAGGTTTTGCGTTAGTATTGGGAAATGAAGCAAAGAAGATAAGTTTTGAAACAGACGGTAACGGAGACCCTATCTTAAAATCTTCTGGAGTTGATATTACTTCCGAATTAAAAAATGGAACAATTGGAGGATATTTAAAAGGAATTTCCTATCTTAACAAAGTTTTGGGTAACCTTAATACTTTTACAACAAACTTTGCAGATGAGATTAATGCACAGCACAAAGCAGGTTTTGATCTCTATGGAGAAACCGGCATAGATTTCTTTAAGGCAGAGAATGGAGCTCCAACAATAGATGCTTCTAACATTACGTTGAATTTCGAAGACCCTAAAAAAATAGCAGCTGCTGAAAGTAAAGATTATTTGAATGCAGATAACGGAAACATAAAGAAACTTATAGCACTTAAAGATAACGTTTGGACAAATCTTGGAGATAAAAGTTTTTCTGAGTATTACAACACAGATATTATTGTAGCAATAGGAGCTGAACTTGAATCAACAAAAGACCTGCTTACTAATAGTGACTTTGTTCTTCAAGCAATTAGCGATAAAATGAAAGAACTATCTTCTGTTAATATGGATGAAGAACTTCTAAATCTTACCCGTTATCAAAGAGCTTATGAAGCAGCTGCTAAAGTGGTTAATGTAACAGATGAATTACTTCAAACCATACTTGGAATGGTGAGGTAG
- the flgL gene encoding flagellar hook-associated protein FlgL yields the protein MRVPDIKYLDILLKYDRKRSVDLTRKTEELSSGKKLLYPSDNPVDAARALRFKKLISTLNQYNRNIDLAKTQLETAESALDTIINVSQEARAKIVQIMNTGVINEDEAKTLKDYFENLKSYIIGQSNTKVADHYIFGGVKTQTKPFNDDGTYQGETQETTIAIANGVETNTTFNGKEYLGVNYSSNKILIVEVIDKIISLIDSGNLQQLNSITIDVDLTNDSTNNPTSIKLLDAFDKGLSKIMEYRSIIGTKIGTAENLKVQNENMRLHYSNLVSKIEDADYTAAIAEYEKAKTAYEALLATIQQTKDLSLLKYYK from the coding sequence ATGAGAGTTCCAGACATAAAGTATCTTGATATACTTCTTAAATATGATAGGAAAAGAAGTGTCGATTTAACAAGGAAAACTGAAGAACTTTCATCTGGAAAAAAACTTCTTTATCCTTCTGACAATCCAGTTGATGCCGCAAGAGCTCTCAGGTTCAAAAAACTAATTTCTACACTTAATCAATATAACAGAAATATTGACTTAGCAAAAACTCAACTAGAAACAGCCGAATCTGCTCTTGACACGATTATTAATGTTTCACAAGAAGCAAGAGCCAAAATCGTTCAAATTATGAACACAGGTGTTATAAACGAAGATGAGGCAAAAACATTAAAAGACTATTTCGAAAATTTAAAAAGTTACATAATTGGACAATCAAACACAAAAGTAGCAGATCATTACATCTTTGGAGGAGTTAAAACTCAGACAAAACCTTTTAATGATGATGGAACATATCAAGGTGAAACTCAAGAAACAACAATTGCTATCGCAAACGGAGTAGAAACTAACACTACTTTTAATGGAAAAGAATATTTGGGAGTAAACTATAGTAGCAACAAGATACTTATTGTTGAAGTAATAGATAAAATAATAAGTTTAATTGATAGTGGTAATCTTCAGCAACTTAACAGTATAACCATAGATGTAGATTTAACTAACGATAGTACTAACAATCCAACTTCCATAAAACTTCTTGATGCTTTTGATAAAGGTTTATCCAAAATAATGGAATACCGCTCTATAATTGGAACAAAAATTGGAACTGCAGAAAATCTTAAAGTACAAAATGAAAATATGAGACTTCACTACTCTAATTTAGTTTCAAAGATAGAGGATGCTGATTATACTGCTGCAATAGCTGAATATGAAAAAGCAAAAACAGCGTATGAAGCGCTCCTTGCAACAATTCAGCAAACAAAAGACCTATCATTACTTAAGTATTACAAATAA
- a CDS encoding magnesium transporter CorA family protein: MENLIWIVSPEGDSITTWKTDIRSVLENEELLKKSPKWIHLRGIDEQVENFLLKNFKINELSLEDCRSEGRSKVEVFEDYVFVLMIYFDGGISRQKKLCIFWGKDFIITIGSRRLFEETRKNLSLEERPFEQGVERIFWLISSIVADKFKGVTDILEEQADEIEARVFKEQNPELLEDISDLSFEILTLRRTLKQLRDTYKSLISSVSRFINPENIHYFRDLLDEISILYDRAETLHEFTQNVLSVFSSLVSFKLNDIMKTLTILITILEPLMLISSFYGMNIEELPFAHSPYGIFVISFLMIGISFFLLYYFRRKGWI; the protein is encoded by the coding sequence ATGGAGAACCTTATTTGGATAGTTTCTCCTGAAGGAGATTCTATAACTACTTGGAAGACAGATATTCGATCTGTTTTAGAGAATGAAGAGCTCTTAAAAAAAAGTCCTAAATGGATTCATTTAAGAGGTATAGACGAACAAGTTGAGAATTTTCTCTTAAAGAACTTTAAGATAAATGAACTTTCGCTAGAAGACTGTCGTTCTGAAGGTAGATCAAAGGTCGAAGTATTTGAAGATTATGTATTTGTTTTGATGATCTACTTTGATGGGGGTATAAGCCGTCAAAAGAAACTTTGTATTTTCTGGGGAAAAGATTTCATAATAACTATTGGCAGTAGAAGACTGTTTGAAGAAACAAGAAAGAACCTTTCTTTAGAAGAAAGACCTTTTGAACAAGGTGTAGAAAGAATTTTCTGGCTTATTTCAAGTATTGTAGCAGACAAGTTTAAGGGAGTAACTGATATTTTAGAAGAACAAGCTGATGAAATAGAAGCACGCGTTTTCAAGGAACAAAACCCTGAACTTCTTGAAGATATTTCTGATCTTTCTTTTGAAATTCTTACTTTAAGAAGAACACTCAAACAACTTAGAGATACTTATAAATCCTTAATCTCCTCTGTTTCTCGTTTTATAAATCCTGAAAATATTCACTATTTTAGAGATCTTCTTGATGAAATCAGTATTCTCTATGATAGAGCAGAAACGCTTCACGAATTTACTCAAAACGTTCTAAGTGTTTTTTCTTCGCTTGTTTCATTTAAGTTGAACGACATAATGAAGACACTAACTATACTTATAACCATACTCGAACCACTAATGCTCATAAGTAGTTTCTATGGAATGAACATAGAAGAACTTCCTTTTGCTCATTCTCCCTATGGTATTTTCGTCATATCATTTTTAATGATTGGAATTTCATTCTTTCTTCTTTACTACTTTAGAAGAAAAGGTTGGATCTAA